The proteins below are encoded in one region of Enhydrobacter sp.:
- a CDS encoding MFS transporter — MEGAADAGWRSLLRPAWMPTLAVLLCGVLLQSMNVLMLSTVLPSIVGELGGVDMMSWPTTAYLASSITAATCAAMLATIFGVRATYCTGVTIFGVGALLCSTAPTMGWIVAGRLVQGFGGGLEAAVAYVVVRRALPEAVWARAIALVSGMWSMSVLLGPLVGGLFARLGDWRGAFVSVAAIAALLVVGAFIVLRFAAPDGRSPTPRMPAARVALICLAIAATSAASTVVAPLAKAGLIAFAILSLAVMLRLNRDAVMPLLPRDSFRLSTPTGIGLWLALLLCITFSPLQLYVPIFLQRLHGLDPLAAGYAVAGASMGWTAASLATAGAADVWRDRLMQTGPVVMAVGLLGIARLMPASGSVWLYVAIAVVGVGIGQCWPFVAHRVMSGAQSGDETVAASSVPTVQQMGFALGAALAGLAANASGLGNEAAGDRTAEAAFWVPASFVLPAALACLASLRLNR, encoded by the coding sequence ATGGAGGGTGCAGCAGACGCGGGGTGGCGGTCGCTTCTCCGGCCGGCGTGGATGCCGACGCTCGCCGTGCTGCTGTGCGGCGTGCTGCTGCAATCCATGAACGTGCTGATGCTATCGACGGTCCTGCCCAGCATCGTCGGCGAGCTGGGCGGCGTCGACATGATGAGCTGGCCCACGACGGCCTACCTCGCCTCGTCGATCACCGCCGCGACCTGTGCGGCGATGCTGGCCACCATCTTCGGCGTGCGCGCGACCTACTGCACCGGCGTGACGATCTTCGGCGTGGGTGCACTTCTTTGTTCCACGGCGCCGACGATGGGCTGGATCGTCGCCGGTCGTCTCGTGCAGGGCTTCGGCGGCGGACTCGAGGCAGCGGTGGCCTATGTCGTGGTGCGCCGCGCGCTCCCCGAAGCCGTCTGGGCGCGGGCGATCGCCCTGGTGTCGGGAATGTGGAGCATGTCGGTCCTGCTGGGGCCGCTGGTCGGCGGCCTCTTTGCGCGGCTCGGCGACTGGCGCGGCGCCTTCGTCTCGGTGGCGGCCATCGCGGCGCTGCTGGTCGTGGGCGCGTTCATCGTCCTGCGGTTCGCTGCGCCGGATGGAAGGTCGCCGACGCCGCGCATGCCAGCCGCGCGCGTGGCTCTGATTTGCCTCGCCATCGCCGCCACCTCGGCGGCGTCTACGGTCGTGGCACCGCTCGCCAAGGCCGGGCTGATCGCGTTCGCAATCCTGTCGCTCGCCGTGATGCTGCGGCTCAATCGCGATGCCGTCATGCCGCTCCTGCCGCGGGACTCCTTCCGCCTGAGCACGCCGACCGGCATCGGCCTGTGGCTGGCGCTGCTGCTCTGCATCACCTTCAGTCCGCTGCAGCTCTACGTGCCGATCTTCCTGCAGCGCCTGCACGGGCTCGATCCGCTGGCCGCCGGCTACGCCGTCGCCGGCGCCTCCATGGGATGGACCGCAGCTTCCCTCGCGACCGCCGGAGCGGCCGACGTCTGGCGCGATCGGCTGATGCAGACCGGACCGGTCGTCATGGCGGTCGGCCTGCTGGGCATAGCACGGCTCATGCCGGCATCCGGATCGGTCTGGCTCTACGTTGCCATCGCGGTCGTGGGCGTCGGCATCGGCCAATGCTGGCCGTTCGTGGCGCATCGGGTCATGAGCGGAGCGCAATCGGGCGATGAAACCGTCGCCGCGTCGTCGGTGCCGACCGTGCAGCAGATGGGTTTCGCCCTGGGCGCGGCGCTTGCCGGCCTCGCGGCGAATGCCAGCGGCCTCGGCAACGAGGCCGCTGGCGATCGTACGGCCGAGGCTGCCTTCTGGGTGCCGGCGAGTTTCGTCCTGCCGGCAGCCCTTGCCTGTCTCGCCAGCCTGCGGCTGAACCGCTGA